A section of the Alligator mississippiensis isolate rAllMis1 chromosome 8, rAllMis1, whole genome shotgun sequence genome encodes:
- the CC2D1A gene encoding coiled-coil and C2 domain-containing protein 1A isoform X3: protein MSKSRRPPPPPGPSGAAKARQMGLLVDFSPDGMMDNDDGEDDNELEAEFMAIVGGQPNLKGKPKGKTPLPMDAIERMAAFCMKDLDEEDGEEEDDLEDEDELMAELNEVLGEEEETQAALVPAAKANETPAESSSSESALVERLEMYKTAITNAKQVGDSSKVRRYERGLKTLENMVTSVRKGKKINEEEIPPPVALGKSVSSQQSSSPGTTPLLQPSIPDGSSSLLSHSSLQPPATTPPQLPQATSPKMLPPVLPKPKVLPVPALLIGSPEILEEKSVPLAPSPQAGSVSSGPQALVQARQWEYKMAALRAKQQGSIEEATQYYRIAKSLDPMLETLGKGQAVDLGSLPPPPDQLPKKLLSPCPQQSPAATPAATPEPKLVSPASDIPPPPRDLMEALQQRMERYKTAAAQAKSKGDDRKARMHDRIVKQYQDAIRAHKTGKAVEVSELPIPPGFPPIQGMEASSGSQSIVGVLQTAMKLANQEDRQNDEEEDEIQETKPHPALTKPVAVSQPKLPSQPAARVSSAGPAAPHPAGTAKSTLKANTRAQQQLVFLEGRKKQLMQAALQAKQKNDIEGAKLFLRQAKGLDPMIEAAQNGLPVDITKVPQVPANKEEFTFVPCRGVSIPSEAASQYVELMKLMRHQHEMCMNYSKQFTHLGSIAETIKFEKMAEDCKQSTEILKQAYAKGLPVPKYHYEQRTCTVVKIFPELNSNDMILCIVKGVNLPAPPGVAPNDLDAFVRFEFPYPNAEEAQKEKTGVIKNTDSPEFKEQFKLCINRGHRGLKRILQTKGIKFEVLHKGGLFKTDRIVGTAQLKLEALETTCEVREIIELLDSRRPTGGKLEVIVRLREPLSSQQLETKTEKWLVIDPLTVPSVTIPRAKPAAAPAGDMGSSRAAPALPSLNILAFDRDKLEKKMLAYKQAHQTVPNELMEQHRELAQRSQRLRAQFTQGGAVFRKEYMTQLERYLYLYTEAARRLGTEGNRDAAKEALYKRNLVESELQKLRR from the exons CTCCTCTGCCCATGGATGCAATCGAGAGAATGGCTGCTTTCTGCATGAAAGACCTTGATGAAGAGGATGGAGAGGAAGAGGATGATCTGGAAGATGAAGATGAGCTAATG GCAGAACTCAACGAAGTCCTTGGTGAAGAAGAGGAAACCCAAGCAGCCCTAGTCCCTGCTGCAAAG GCTAATGAAACTCCTGCTGAATCTAGCAGTTCTGAATCTGCTCTTGTGGAAAGGCTGGAGATGTACAAAACAGCCATCACTAATGCCAAGCAGGTGGGCGACAGTTCCAAAGTGCGTCGATATGAGAGAGGCCTCAAG ACCCTAGAGAACATGGTGACCTCGGTGAGGAAGGGCAAGAAGATTAATGAGGAGGAGATCCCACCCCCAGTGGCTCTTGGGAAGAGTGTGAGTTCACAGCAGTCCTCTTCTCCTGGGACCACACCATTGCTCCAGCCCTCCATCCCCGATGGAAGCTCCAGTCTCCTCAGCCATTCTTCTTTGCAACCGCCTGCGACCACccctccacagctgccccaggcaaCATCCCCCAAGATGCTGCCTCCTGTCCTGCCAAAGCCTAAGGTTCTGCCAGTCCCTGCTTTACTTATCGGATCCCCAGAGATCCTGGAGGAAAAGTCTGTTCCTTTGGCCCCATCTCCCCAGGCAG GCTCTGTGAGTTCTGGCCCCCAGGCACTCGTCCAGGCCAGGCAGTGGGAGTACAAGATGGCAGCACTGCGTGCCAAGCAACAAGGCAGCATTGAGGAGGCCACGCAGTACTACCGCATTGCCAAG AGCCTCGACCCCATGTTGGAAACTCTGGGTAAGGGCCAGGCAGTGGATTTGGGCAGCTTGCCGCCTCCTCCTG ACCAGCTGCCCAAGAAGCTGTTGTCCCCGTGTCCACAGCAGTCCCCAGCAGCAACGCCGGCAGCTACACCCGAACCTAAGTTGGTCTCCCCTGCCTCAG acatccccccaccaccccgaGACCTAATGGAGGCCCTGCAACAGAGGATGGAGAGGTacaaaacagcagcagcccaggccaaGAGCAAAGGAGATGACCGGAAGGCGAGAATGCATGATCGCATTGTGAAA CAATATCAAGATGCCATCCGGGCCCACAAAACAGGGAAAGCTGTGGAGGTTTCGGAGCTGCCCATCCCACCAG GCTTTCCCCCCATCCAGGGCATGGAGGCTTCGTCAGGGAGCCAGAGCATCGTGGGGGTCCTGCAGACGGCCATGAAACTAGCCAATCAGGAGGACCGACAAaatgatgaggaggaggatgagATTCAGGAGACAAAG CCCCACCCTGCACTAACAAAGCCAGTTGCTGTGTCCCAGCCCAAACTGCCATCTCAGCCTGCTGCCCGGGTATCCTCAGCTGGACCTGCAGCACCGCACCCAGCGGGGACAGCAAAGTCAACCCTCAAGGCCAACACCAGAG cccagcagcagctggtgttcctagaGGGCCGGAAGAAGCAGCTGATGCAGGCAGCACTACAGGCCAAACAGAAGAATGACATTGAGGGGGCCAAGCTCTTCTTACGTCAGGCCAAGGGCCTTGACCCAATGATTGAGGCAGCGCAGAATGGCCTGCCCGTGGACATCACTAAG GTACCCCAGGTCCCAGCAAACAAGGAGGAATTCACATTTGTGCCCTGCCGTGGGGTCAGCATCCCCTCAGAGGCAGCCAGCCAGTATGTGGAGCTCATGAAGCTGATGAGGCATCAGCATGAG ATGTGCATGAATTACTCCAAGCAGTTCACTCATCTGGGCAGCATCGCAGAAACCATCAA GTTTGAGAAGATGGCTGAAGATTGCAAGCAAAGCACGGAGATCTTGAAACAAGCATATGCCAAAGGCCTCCCAGTGCCCAAGTACCACTATGAGCAACGGACCTGCACTGTGGTCAA GATCTTCCCCGAGCTGAACAGCAATGACATGATCCTCTGTATTGTGAAAGGTGTCaacctcccagctcccccag GCGTGGCCCCCAATGACCTGGATGCCTTCGTGCGCTTTGAGTTCCCCTACCCCAATGCG GAAGAAGCTCAGAAGGAAAAGACTGGTGTCATCAAGAACACAGATTCACCTG AGTTCAAGGAGCAGTTCAAGCTGTGTATTAACCGAGGCCACCGAGGGCTCAAGAGGATCCTGCAGACCAAAGGCATCAAGTTCGAGGTTCTCCACAAAGG TGGGCTGTTCAAGACAGACCGCATCGTGGGCACCGCACAGCTTAAGCTGGAGGCACTGGAGACAACCTGCGAGGTCCGGGAGATCATTGAG CTCCTGGATAGCCGGCGGCCCACAGGTGGGAAGTTGGAGGTGATTGTGCGCCTGAGGGAGCCTCTGAGCTCCCAGCAGCTGGAGACAAAGACAGAGAAGTGGCTGGTCATCGACCCGCTGACTGTGCCATCG GTCACCATCCCCAGAGCCaaacctgctgcagctccagcaggggatatgggcagcag cagagctgcccctgccctgcccagcctcaacATCCTGGCCTTTGACAGGGACAAGCTGGAGAAGAAG ATGCTGGCCTACAAGCAGGCACACCAGACAGTGCCCAACGAGCTGATGGAGCAGCACCGGGAGCTTGCTCAGCGCAGCCAGCGGCTGCGAGCCCAGTTCACACAGGGGGGGGCTGTCTTCCGCAAAG AGTACATGACACAGCTGGAGCGGTACCTGTACCTGTACACAGAGGCAGCACGGCGGCTTGGCACTGAGGGCAACAGG GATGCCGCCAAGGAGGCACTGTACAAGAGGAACCTTGTGGAGAGTGAG CTGCAGAAGCTCCGCAGATGA
- the CC2D1A gene encoding coiled-coil and C2 domain-containing protein 1A isoform X5 encodes MDAIERMAAFCMKDLDEEDGEEEDDLEDEDELMAELNEVLGEEEETQAALVPAAKANETPAESSSSESALVERLEMYKTAITNAKQVGDSSKVRRYERGLKTLENMVTSVRKGKKINEEEIPPPVALGKSVSSQQSSSPGTTPLLQPSIPDGSSSLLSHSSLQPPATTPPQLPQATSPKMLPPVLPKPKVLPVPALLIGSPEILEEKSVPLAPSPQAGSVSSGPQALVQARQWEYKMAALRAKQQGSIEEATQYYRIAKSLDPMLETLGKGQAVDLGSLPPPPDQLPKKLLSPCPQQSPAATPAATPEPKLVSPASADIPPPPRDLMEALQQRMERYKTAAAQAKSKGDDRKARMHDRIVKQYQDAIRAHKTGKAVEVSELPIPPGFPPIQGMEASSGSQSIVGVLQTAMKLANQEDRQNDEEEDEIQETKPHPALTKPVAVSQPKLPSQPAARVSSAGPAAPHPAGTAKSTLKANTRAQQQLVFLEGRKKQLMQAALQAKQKNDIEGAKLFLRQAKGLDPMIEAAQNGLPVDITKVPQVPANKEEFTFVPCRGVSIPSEAASQYVELMKLMRHQHEMCMNYSKQFTHLGSIAETIKFEKMAEDCKQSTEILKQAYAKGLPVPKYHYEQRTCTVVKIFPELNSNDMILCIVKGVNLPAPPGVAPNDLDAFVRFEFPYPNAEEAQKEKTGVIKNTDSPEFKEQFKLCINRGHRGLKRILQTKGIKFEVLHKGGLFKTDRIVGTAQLKLEALETTCEVREIIELLDSRRPTGGKLEVIVRLREPLSSQQLETKTEKWLVIDPLTVPSVTIPRAKPAAAPAGDMGSSRAAPALPSLNILAFDRDKLEKKMLAYKQAHQTVPNELMEQHRELAQRSQRLRAQFTQGGAVFRKEYMTQLERYLYLYTEAARRLGTEGNRDAAKEALYKRNLVESELQKLRR; translated from the exons ATGGATGCAATCGAGAGAATGGCTGCTTTCTGCATGAAAGACCTTGATGAAGAGGATGGAGAGGAAGAGGATGATCTGGAAGATGAAGATGAGCTAATG GCAGAACTCAACGAAGTCCTTGGTGAAGAAGAGGAAACCCAAGCAGCCCTAGTCCCTGCTGCAAAG GCTAATGAAACTCCTGCTGAATCTAGCAGTTCTGAATCTGCTCTTGTGGAAAGGCTGGAGATGTACAAAACAGCCATCACTAATGCCAAGCAGGTGGGCGACAGTTCCAAAGTGCGTCGATATGAGAGAGGCCTCAAG ACCCTAGAGAACATGGTGACCTCGGTGAGGAAGGGCAAGAAGATTAATGAGGAGGAGATCCCACCCCCAGTGGCTCTTGGGAAGAGTGTGAGTTCACAGCAGTCCTCTTCTCCTGGGACCACACCATTGCTCCAGCCCTCCATCCCCGATGGAAGCTCCAGTCTCCTCAGCCATTCTTCTTTGCAACCGCCTGCGACCACccctccacagctgccccaggcaaCATCCCCCAAGATGCTGCCTCCTGTCCTGCCAAAGCCTAAGGTTCTGCCAGTCCCTGCTTTACTTATCGGATCCCCAGAGATCCTGGAGGAAAAGTCTGTTCCTTTGGCCCCATCTCCCCAGGCAG GCTCTGTGAGTTCTGGCCCCCAGGCACTCGTCCAGGCCAGGCAGTGGGAGTACAAGATGGCAGCACTGCGTGCCAAGCAACAAGGCAGCATTGAGGAGGCCACGCAGTACTACCGCATTGCCAAG AGCCTCGACCCCATGTTGGAAACTCTGGGTAAGGGCCAGGCAGTGGATTTGGGCAGCTTGCCGCCTCCTCCTG ACCAGCTGCCCAAGAAGCTGTTGTCCCCGTGTCCACAGCAGTCCCCAGCAGCAACGCCGGCAGCTACACCCGAACCTAAGTTGGTCTCCCCTGCCTCAG CAGacatccccccaccaccccgaGACCTAATGGAGGCCCTGCAACAGAGGATGGAGAGGTacaaaacagcagcagcccaggccaaGAGCAAAGGAGATGACCGGAAGGCGAGAATGCATGATCGCATTGTGAAA CAATATCAAGATGCCATCCGGGCCCACAAAACAGGGAAAGCTGTGGAGGTTTCGGAGCTGCCCATCCCACCAG GCTTTCCCCCCATCCAGGGCATGGAGGCTTCGTCAGGGAGCCAGAGCATCGTGGGGGTCCTGCAGACGGCCATGAAACTAGCCAATCAGGAGGACCGACAAaatgatgaggaggaggatgagATTCAGGAGACAAAG CCCCACCCTGCACTAACAAAGCCAGTTGCTGTGTCCCAGCCCAAACTGCCATCTCAGCCTGCTGCCCGGGTATCCTCAGCTGGACCTGCAGCACCGCACCCAGCGGGGACAGCAAAGTCAACCCTCAAGGCCAACACCAGAG cccagcagcagctggtgttcctagaGGGCCGGAAGAAGCAGCTGATGCAGGCAGCACTACAGGCCAAACAGAAGAATGACATTGAGGGGGCCAAGCTCTTCTTACGTCAGGCCAAGGGCCTTGACCCAATGATTGAGGCAGCGCAGAATGGCCTGCCCGTGGACATCACTAAG GTACCCCAGGTCCCAGCAAACAAGGAGGAATTCACATTTGTGCCCTGCCGTGGGGTCAGCATCCCCTCAGAGGCAGCCAGCCAGTATGTGGAGCTCATGAAGCTGATGAGGCATCAGCATGAG ATGTGCATGAATTACTCCAAGCAGTTCACTCATCTGGGCAGCATCGCAGAAACCATCAA GTTTGAGAAGATGGCTGAAGATTGCAAGCAAAGCACGGAGATCTTGAAACAAGCATATGCCAAAGGCCTCCCAGTGCCCAAGTACCACTATGAGCAACGGACCTGCACTGTGGTCAA GATCTTCCCCGAGCTGAACAGCAATGACATGATCCTCTGTATTGTGAAAGGTGTCaacctcccagctcccccag GCGTGGCCCCCAATGACCTGGATGCCTTCGTGCGCTTTGAGTTCCCCTACCCCAATGCG GAAGAAGCTCAGAAGGAAAAGACTGGTGTCATCAAGAACACAGATTCACCTG AGTTCAAGGAGCAGTTCAAGCTGTGTATTAACCGAGGCCACCGAGGGCTCAAGAGGATCCTGCAGACCAAAGGCATCAAGTTCGAGGTTCTCCACAAAGG TGGGCTGTTCAAGACAGACCGCATCGTGGGCACCGCACAGCTTAAGCTGGAGGCACTGGAGACAACCTGCGAGGTCCGGGAGATCATTGAG CTCCTGGATAGCCGGCGGCCCACAGGTGGGAAGTTGGAGGTGATTGTGCGCCTGAGGGAGCCTCTGAGCTCCCAGCAGCTGGAGACAAAGACAGAGAAGTGGCTGGTCATCGACCCGCTGACTGTGCCATCG GTCACCATCCCCAGAGCCaaacctgctgcagctccagcaggggatatgggcagcag cagagctgcccctgccctgcccagcctcaacATCCTGGCCTTTGACAGGGACAAGCTGGAGAAGAAG ATGCTGGCCTACAAGCAGGCACACCAGACAGTGCCCAACGAGCTGATGGAGCAGCACCGGGAGCTTGCTCAGCGCAGCCAGCGGCTGCGAGCCCAGTTCACACAGGGGGGGGCTGTCTTCCGCAAAG AGTACATGACACAGCTGGAGCGGTACCTGTACCTGTACACAGAGGCAGCACGGCGGCTTGGCACTGAGGGCAACAGG GATGCCGCCAAGGAGGCACTGTACAAGAGGAACCTTGTGGAGAGTGAG CTGCAGAAGCTCCGCAGATGA